A section of the Alkalicoccobacillus plakortidis genome encodes:
- a CDS encoding nucleotidyltransferase-like protein, giving the protein MDMLLRQLYQDQASKEHTCAILVLKKDDSSFLSTDGFDAIILLISDDVTDWYSKHYEAMGKRIAFHTMSQGMMHHSLITGNQRRLIDWLVNGKIVYDRNEFMQDVKVRIDSFPPGDRSKKLTIQFAKLLRRFEEGKTLFNQGYVLDGFSNLFHALHHLARIAVIKDGFYPEVTVWEQVKKIEPEIHKLYQEALNSEEALDKRIELLILALEVSIISKLELGTSHFLELLRSIEGEASIAELLAIPEVQEYRIDLELVLNVLIEKGFVSIVQRETPAKSIFQTKYKIIDFI; this is encoded by the coding sequence ATGGATATGTTATTAAGACAGCTCTACCAAGATCAAGCAAGTAAAGAACATACATGTGCCATATTGGTATTAAAGAAGGACGATTCGTCATTTTTAAGTACGGATGGATTTGATGCAATCATATTATTGATTTCTGATGATGTGACTGATTGGTATAGTAAGCACTATGAGGCAATGGGCAAACGAATTGCTTTTCATACAATGAGCCAGGGCATGATGCACCATTCATTAATAACAGGAAATCAAAGACGGTTGATTGATTGGCTTGTAAATGGCAAGATTGTATATGACCGAAATGAATTTATGCAAGATGTGAAGGTACGTATTGATAGTTTTCCTCCAGGGGATCGCTCAAAAAAATTAACGATTCAATTTGCTAAGCTTCTTCGTAGATTTGAAGAAGGAAAAACGTTATTTAATCAAGGATATGTCCTTGATGGTTTTAGTAACCTATTTCATGCTTTGCATCATCTAGCGAGGATTGCTGTTATCAAAGATGGATTTTACCCAGAAGTTACAGTCTGGGAGCAAGTGAAAAAGATTGAGCCTGAAATTCATAAGCTTTATCAGGAAGCATTAAATAGTGAAGAAGCTTTAGATAAGAGAATTGAGTTATTAATCTTAGCTCTAGAGGTTTCGATCATTTCTAAATTAGAATTGGGCACTTCTCATTTCCTTGAGTTGCTTCGTTCTATAGAAGGAGAAGCATCAATTGCAGAATTATTAGCGATCCCAGAAGTTCAAGAGTATCGAATTGATTTAGAGCTCGTTTTAAATGTGTTAATTGAAAAAGGTTTTGTTTCGATCGTACAGAGAGAAACGCCGGCAAAGTCTATTTTTCAAACAAAATATAAAATTATCGATTTTATTTGA
- a CDS encoding YgzB family protein: MAIKYSNKINKIRTFALSLVFIGILIMYIGIFFKGNAIIMTIAMLVGFLAVISSTVVYFFIGMLSTRAVPVQCPSCNQHTKVLGRVDACMHCNQPLTVDKTLEGLDFDENYNRKTTKT, from the coding sequence ATGGCTATTAAATATTCAAATAAGATAAATAAAATTAGAACCTTTGCACTTTCCTTAGTGTTCATTGGTATTCTCATTATGTATATAGGAATCTTCTTTAAAGGTAATGCCATTATCATGACCATCGCCATGTTAGTCGGATTTTTAGCCGTTATTTCAAGTACAGTTGTTTACTTTTTCATTGGAATGCTATCGACCAGAGCTGTGCCGGTTCAATGTCCAAGCTGTAACCAACATACAAAAGTACTTGGACGAGTTGATGCTTGTATGCATTGCAACCAACCTTTAACCGTGGACAAAACTCTTGAAGGTCTCGACTTTGATGAAAATTATAATCGAAAAACAACTAAAACGTAA
- the perR gene encoding peroxide-responsive transcriptional repressor PerR, with protein MSTNHRLHEAVEALKSTRVRMTPQRHAILEYLYESLIHPTADDIYKALEGRFPNMSVATVYNNLRVFKEVGIVKELTYGDSSSRFDSVTTDHYHAICNECGKIVDFHYPGLNEVESLAEHVTGFDVSGHRMEIHGTCADCKGSKVEH; from the coding sequence ATGTCAACAAATCATCGCCTGCATGAAGCAGTTGAGGCTCTTAAAAGCACTCGTGTCAGAATGACTCCTCAACGCCACGCCATTTTGGAGTATCTATATGAATCATTGATTCATCCTACTGCAGATGATATTTATAAAGCGCTTGAAGGAAGATTTCCTAATATGAGTGTTGCTACTGTATACAATAATCTACGAGTTTTTAAAGAAGTGGGTATTGTAAAAGAATTGACCTACGGAGATTCCTCTAGTCGATTCGACAGTGTGACAACAGATCACTATCATGCAATTTGTAATGAATGTGGTAAAATAGTTGATTTCCATTATCCAGGTTTAAATGAAGTGGAGTCTTTGGCTGAACATGTGACAGGTTTTGATGTCAGTGGCCATAGAATGGAGATTCATGGTACTTGTGCAGACTGTAAAGGCAGCAAAGTTGAACATTAA
- a CDS encoding cyclic-di-AMP receptor, producing the protein MKLLVCILDDFYKDQVEKELREKGYRMTELASSGGFLRKGSTTFLFGANEDDLPTLRDSLKEACLNVEKNKQRKDKKTHRYTSFLIKSGDLSHLLANS; encoded by the coding sequence ATGAAATTACTTGTATGTATTTTGGATGATTTTTATAAGGATCAGGTTGAAAAAGAGCTTAGAGAAAAGGGCTATCGAATGACAGAGTTGGCAAGTTCAGGAGGCTTCCTCAGAAAAGGCAGTACAACCTTTTTATTCGGCGCAAACGAAGATGATTTACCAACATTACGTGATTCTCTCAAAGAAGCCTGCTTAAACGTGGAAAAGAATAAGCAACGAAAAGATAAAAAAACGCACAGATATACGTCATTTTTAATAAAATCAGGTGATTTATCTCATTTATTAGCTAATAGCTAA
- the bcp gene encoding thioredoxin-dependent thiol peroxidase yields the protein MTAELGKTAPDFTLPITSGETKSLSDYKGQNIVLYFYPKDNTPGCTTEACDFRDLTGPLKEQGAIVLGVSPDSIKKHQNFTEKYTLPFPLFADEQAEASEAYGVWQLKKNFGKEYMGIVRSTFVIDKDFNLVKEWRKVKVNEHADEVLSFLKELNKA from the coding sequence ATGACTGCAGAACTAGGGAAGACGGCACCAGACTTTACGTTACCGATTACTTCGGGAGAAACAAAATCCCTATCCGATTATAAAGGACAGAACATCGTTCTTTACTTTTACCCAAAGGACAATACACCGGGGTGCACAACAGAAGCTTGTGATTTTCGTGATCTGACGGGACCTTTAAAAGAACAGGGTGCCATAGTGTTGGGTGTAAGTCCCGATTCCATTAAGAAGCATCAAAATTTTACCGAGAAATACACTCTCCCTTTTCCGTTATTTGCAGATGAACAGGCAGAAGCTTCTGAAGCATACGGAGTGTGGCAGCTTAAGAAAAATTTTGGAAAAGAATATATGGGTATTGTTCGGTCGACATTTGTCATTGATAAAGACTTTAATTTAGTGAAAGAATGGCGTAAAGTAAAGGTTAACGAGCACGCAGATGAAGTGCTCAGCTTTTTAAAAGAACTGAACAAAGCGTAA
- a CDS encoding FUSC family protein: protein MAIILALYLAEWLGFEPPTFAAIAAAFAIQPSIYRTFKTLLDQTQANAIGALLGVIFVITFGNEPFVVGVVVALSIAIILKLNLQSATIPISIVTIIIIMETPSENFLQFAAGRFFLIILGILAAFIVNLIFIPPRYELKLYERMTKAVDETIQWLMLFVHKDADLKMLKQDIERLYSEMEKLDTLFDLFKEERTYFLKRSFGKARRVVVFRQMVHASKKALDVLSSFDKRLHELDELPPRVRDIIQTQLEHLTTYHSRIMMRYAGKVNKHPSEELISDIDKGQAKLTDLFVTLYEEPEFDLAQWHHFLPAISEVIEYQEELEYLDQLVENLTSHNESAS from the coding sequence TTGGCGATAATTCTTGCTTTGTATTTAGCTGAATGGTTAGGCTTTGAACCACCAACCTTTGCGGCAATAGCAGCTGCATTCGCCATTCAGCCTTCCATTTACCGGACATTTAAAACACTTCTTGATCAAACGCAAGCGAATGCAATTGGAGCGTTACTTGGGGTCATTTTTGTTATTACATTTGGCAATGAACCATTTGTTGTAGGTGTAGTTGTAGCATTATCAATTGCTATTATTCTAAAGCTAAACTTACAATCAGCAACAATACCGATTTCAATTGTTACGATCATTATTATTATGGAGACACCTAGTGAAAACTTTCTGCAATTCGCAGCTGGACGGTTTTTCTTAATCATATTAGGTATTCTTGCCGCTTTTATTGTCAATTTGATCTTTATCCCACCACGTTATGAATTGAAGTTATACGAGAGAATGACCAAAGCCGTTGACGAAACCATCCAGTGGTTAATGTTGTTTGTGCATAAGGATGCCGACCTCAAAATGCTTAAGCAAGATATTGAACGGCTGTATTCAGAGATGGAGAAGCTTGATACACTGTTTGATTTGTTTAAGGAAGAACGCACGTATTTCCTAAAAAGAAGCTTCGGAAAAGCCAGACGTGTTGTTGTTTTTAGGCAGATGGTACACGCATCTAAAAAAGCGCTTGATGTGCTTAGTAGCTTCGATAAGCGGCTGCATGAGTTAGATGAACTGCCGCCTCGGGTCCGAGACATTATTCAGACCCAGCTTGAGCACTTAACTACCTATCACAGTCGCATTATGATGAGATATGCTGGTAAAGTAAATAAACATCCTTCAGAGGAATTGATTAGCGATATTGATAAAGGTCAGGCAAAATTGACGGATTTATTTGTCACGTTATATGAAGAACCAGAATTTGATTTGGCCCAATGGCACCATTTTCTACCCGCAATCTCAGAGGTCATTGAATACCAAGAAGAACTTGAATATCTTGATCAACTAGTTGAGAACTTGACCTCGCATAATGAATCAGCTTCATAA
- a CDS encoding ABC transporter ATP-binding protein — translation MGSIRRYMAFVKPYWKQIAATILIGILKFGIPLLLPLVMMYIIDDLILNDALSQADKLSTLFWIMGGMFFLFVVIRPPVEYYRQYFAQWIGNKVLFDIRDNLFHHIQKLSLKFYSNRKVGEIISRVIHDVEQTKNFVITGLMNIWLDLFTIVIAIVIMMNLHFWLTIVAISMFPLYGLSIKYFYARLRSLTRDRSQALAEVQGHLHERVQGMNIIRSFALEDHEQKAFSKRNNHFLDKAIDHTRWNAKTFAVVNTITDFAPLLVLVVSGYFVITGSLEVGAMTAFVLYMERLYSPLRRLINSSTTLTQSIASMDRVFEFIDEKYDIKDTNEASELNQVKGDVTFQHVSFSYEVDDKPVLMDINLDVKSGETIAFVGMSGGGKSTLISLIPRFYDVSEGRIMVDGKDIRALKVRTLRDKIGMVLQDNILFSDTIKTNIKMGNPDATDEEILRAAKAANAHGFIKELAQGYDTQVGERGVKLSGGQKQRIAIARVFLKNPPILIFDEATSALDLESEHYIQEALGTLAKDRTTFIVAHRLSTITTADRIVVIENGQISEVGSHEELINKEGSYHKLFHVQQLS, via the coding sequence TTGGGTAGTATCCGTAGGTATATGGCGTTTGTTAAACCATACTGGAAGCAGATAGCAGCAACTATTTTAATTGGTATTCTTAAATTTGGTATCCCGTTGCTTCTGCCACTAGTGATGATGTATATAATAGACGACTTAATTTTAAATGATGCATTAAGTCAAGCCGATAAGCTTTCCACTCTATTTTGGATAATGGGAGGAATGTTTTTTCTTTTTGTAGTGATTCGGCCGCCTGTAGAATATTACAGGCAATATTTTGCGCAATGGATTGGTAATAAGGTGCTTTTTGATATTAGGGATAATCTCTTTCATCATATTCAAAAGCTCAGTTTGAAATTTTATTCCAATCGTAAGGTCGGAGAAATTATTTCAAGAGTTATCCATGATGTAGAGCAAACAAAAAACTTTGTGATTACAGGTTTAATGAATATATGGCTCGACCTTTTTACAATTGTTATTGCGATTGTCATTATGATGAACCTTCATTTTTGGCTGACAATTGTTGCTATTTCCATGTTCCCGCTTTATGGTTTGTCCATCAAATACTTTTATGCGAGGCTTCGTAGTCTGACAAGAGACAGATCACAAGCACTAGCTGAAGTACAGGGACATCTTCATGAACGAGTACAAGGGATGAATATTATACGCAGCTTTGCGTTAGAAGATCATGAGCAGAAGGCTTTCTCAAAACGTAATAATCATTTTCTTGATAAGGCGATTGATCATACAAGATGGAACGCAAAAACATTCGCGGTTGTAAATACCATTACGGATTTTGCGCCACTGTTAGTCCTTGTTGTTTCAGGTTATTTTGTCATTACCGGGTCACTTGAAGTTGGTGCCATGACTGCATTTGTACTTTATATGGAGAGGCTGTATAGTCCGTTACGTAGATTGATTAACTCCTCTACAACATTAACGCAATCAATCGCCTCGATGGACAGGGTGTTTGAATTCATTGATGAAAAGTATGATATTAAGGACACGAATGAGGCGTCAGAGCTGAATCAAGTTAAAGGTGACGTAACATTTCAGCATGTTTCCTTTTCATATGAAGTAGATGATAAACCTGTGTTAATGGATATTAATCTAGACGTAAAAAGTGGAGAAACGATTGCTTTTGTAGGTATGAGTGGGGGAGGAAAGAGTACGTTAATTAGCTTGATCCCAAGGTTCTATGATGTAAGTGAAGGTAGGATTATGGTTGATGGCAAGGATATTCGTGCCTTAAAGGTCCGCACATTAAGAGACAAAATCGGGATGGTGCTCCAAGATAACATTTTGTTTAGTGATACGATTAAAACAAATATTAAAATGGGGAATCCAGATGCTACGGATGAGGAAATTCTCCGTGCAGCAAAAGCTGCGAATGCCCATGGATTTATCAAAGAGCTTGCTCAGGGCTATGATACTCAAGTTGGAGAACGTGGGGTTAAGCTATCAGGTGGTCAAAAACAGCGAATTGCAATTGCCCGTGTTTTCTTAAAGAATCCACCAATCTTAATCTTTGACGAAGCCACCTCAGCTCTTGATCTAGAAAGTGAACATTATATTCAAGAGGCGCTTGGAACACTCGCCAAAGATCGTACAACTTTTATCGTTGCTCACCGTTTATCAACCATTACAACAGCCGATCGAATTGTTGTTATTGAAAATGGACAAATCAGCGAAGTAGGATCACACGAAGAACTGATCAATAAAGAAGGAAGCTACCATAAGTTATTTCATGTTCAACAACTAAGTTAA
- a CDS encoding gamma-type small acid-soluble spore protein, translating into MENKTNTNAKTVKKQNQASKQGNYNTEFASETDVQEVKKQNQQSQSKKTQQ; encoded by the coding sequence ATGGAAAACAAAACAAATACAAATGCTAAGACTGTAAAGAAGCAAAACCAAGCTTCTAAACAAGGCAACTACAACACTGAATTTGCATCTGAAACAGATGTACAAGAAGTGAAAAAACAAAACCAACAGTCTCAGTCTAAAAAAACACAACAATAA
- the fabL gene encoding enoyl-[acyl-carrier-protein] reductase FabL yields the protein MSQKVALVTGSSRGIGKQIALRLAERGYDLVINYARSKQPALDTAAEIEALGQKAIVVKANVGKPEKIKELFRAVDEEYGRLDVFVNNAASGVLRPLMELEENHWDWTMDINAKALLFGAQEAAKMMEKNGGGRIVSLSSLGSIRYLPNYTTVGVSKAAVESLTRYLAVELAPMNIAVNAVSGGAVDTDALTHFPNREELLSDAAKRTPTGRVVEPADLANAAIFLLSDEANMVRGQTLIVDGGISLLA from the coding sequence TTGAGTCAAAAGGTAGCACTTGTTACAGGAAGTAGCCGAGGCATTGGAAAACAAATTGCTTTACGGTTAGCTGAACGTGGATATGATTTAGTCATTAATTACGCAAGAAGTAAGCAACCAGCATTAGATACAGCAGCTGAAATTGAAGCATTAGGACAAAAAGCAATCGTTGTGAAAGCAAACGTTGGAAAACCAGAAAAAATCAAAGAGTTATTTCGAGCGGTGGATGAGGAATATGGTCGTTTGGATGTATTTGTAAACAATGCAGCATCTGGAGTTCTTAGACCATTAATGGAGCTAGAAGAAAATCATTGGGATTGGACTATGGATATTAATGCAAAAGCACTTCTATTTGGCGCTCAAGAAGCTGCAAAAATGATGGAGAAAAATGGCGGTGGTCGCATTGTTAGCTTAAGCTCACTTGGATCGATTCGTTATTTACCTAATTACACAACTGTAGGTGTTTCAAAAGCAGCGGTTGAGTCATTAACTCGTTATCTGGCTGTTGAACTTGCACCGATGAATATTGCGGTGAACGCAGTATCTGGTGGGGCAGTTGACACGGATGCGCTCACACATTTTCCTAATCGTGAAGAACTATTATCTGATGCCGCAAAGCGTACACCAACCGGGCGAGTAGTCGAGCCCGCAGACTTAGCTAATGCAGCTATCTTCTTATTATCTGATGAAGCGAATATGGTTCGTGGTCAAACATTAATTGTGGATGGTGGCATTTCACTTTTAGCTTAA
- a CDS encoding cytosolic protein, whose protein sequence is MYVGRDMTELSMMEKEKWTDKELAFFHHSLGQITPYLNQEGAAIHIQIIKEIESRGGLHQSATYTQGTEVHYD, encoded by the coding sequence ATGTATGTAGGACGCGACATGACAGAACTATCTATGATGGAAAAAGAAAAATGGACGGATAAAGAGCTTGCTTTTTTTCACCATAGTTTGGGTCAGATTACTCCGTACTTAAATCAAGAAGGTGCCGCCATCCATATCCAAATTATTAAAGAGATTGAATCTAGAGGGGGATTGCATCAGAGTGCAACCTATACTCAGGGAACGGAGGTTCATTATGACTAA
- a CDS encoding MFS transporter has translation MDQSIRVFIEYKISEDAKQLYEKQMSILLDALSQEGAYNIEWFEAYDQPLLYVEMFEATTFSHYQRLKELRQTKNHPIFSELDNYIEGGLAKFHCWAFVKKT, from the coding sequence ATGGATCAATCAATTCGTGTTTTTATTGAGTATAAGATTAGTGAAGACGCAAAACAATTATATGAAAAACAAATGTCAATTTTATTGGACGCTCTATCACAAGAAGGAGCCTACAATATTGAATGGTTTGAAGCTTATGACCAACCTCTATTATATGTTGAAATGTTTGAGGCGACAACGTTCTCCCATTATCAGCGTTTAAAAGAGCTACGTCAAACCAAAAACCATCCTATATTTTCAGAATTAGACAATTACATTGAAGGTGGCTTAGCTAAATTTCATTGCTGGGCCTTTGTTAAAAAGACGTAA
- a CDS encoding metal-dependent hydrolase, translated as MDTSTHIVMGISLGGLATIDPAVASNPVMPGAVMAAAIIGSQAPDFDTILKLRNNAVYIRNHRGLTHSIPAVIIWSLLISGSLTMFVNGADWLTLLLWSFIAVFLHVFVDIFNAYGTQALRPISNRWIALGIINIFDPFIFSAHVVAILLWWSGMAPAGPVFLGLYGLLILYYVWRIVEKRRVVQNAKELHPDASHIFVSPSIRWNQWHLVIRTPSMLHVAESKQKEINFFERYQFVPIPETTIINAARKDPNLSAFLSFSPTYRWEVDESSEGMQEVRFYDLRYRSKGHYPFVAIVQMDEDFSIVSSYTGWVFSEETLQKKLKVIT; from the coding sequence ATGGATACAAGTACACACATCGTCATGGGAATAAGCCTTGGTGGACTTGCTACAATTGACCCGGCTGTTGCATCAAACCCTGTAATGCCTGGGGCTGTAATGGCCGCTGCTATCATTGGTTCACAGGCACCTGACTTTGATACAATATTAAAATTGCGAAATAACGCTGTATATATTCGAAACCATCGTGGTCTAACTCATTCTATTCCTGCCGTCATCATATGGTCGTTATTGATTTCCGGCAGTCTGACAATGTTTGTTAATGGAGCAGACTGGCTTACCTTGCTGCTTTGGTCGTTTATTGCTGTTTTTTTACATGTTTTTGTTGATATTTTTAATGCATACGGGACACAAGCATTGCGTCCAATTTCGAATAGGTGGATAGCACTAGGTATCATCAATATCTTTGATCCATTTATTTTCTCAGCACATGTAGTGGCCATTCTCTTATGGTGGAGCGGTATGGCACCGGCCGGACCCGTTTTTCTAGGCTTATATGGCCTATTAATTCTTTATTATGTTTGGCGTATCGTTGAAAAACGACGAGTCGTTCAGAATGCAAAGGAACTACATCCTGATGCCTCACATATCTTTGTTTCACCATCAATTCGTTGGAACCAATGGCATTTAGTCATTAGAACACCAAGCATGCTACATGTTGCGGAATCTAAGCAAAAAGAGATTAATTTTTTTGAACGTTATCAGTTTGTGCCAATTCCTGAGACAACGATTATCAATGCTGCAAGAAAAGATCCTAACCTTTCCGCCTTTCTTTCCTTCTCTCCAACTTATAGATGGGAAGTGGATGAAAGCAGTGAAGGTATGCAAGAGGTCCGGTTCTATGATTTAAGATATCGAAGCAAAGGACATTATCCTTTTGTTGCGATTGTTCAAATGGATGAAGATTTCTCAATTGTCTCTTCATATACAGGTTGGGTATTTAGTGAAGAAACGTTACAAAAAAAATTAAAAGTTATCACGTAA
- a CDS encoding YfhJ family protein, with protein sequence MESQFEQLAERLLARNDELTHDQARTWVESLWEDFEATRAKAGRPYRGPETTEAIVIKWIEQYGPYLHRYQPGQKKFSHLNE encoded by the coding sequence ATGGAAAGTCAGTTTGAACAGTTAGCGGAAAGACTACTTGCACGTAATGATGAGCTTACACATGATCAGGCAAGAACGTGGGTAGAGAGCTTGTGGGAGGATTTTGAGGCAACCCGCGCGAAAGCAGGAAGACCATATCGCGGACCAGAAACAACGGAAGCTATTGTCATTAAGTGGATTGAACAATATGGTCCATATTTGCACCGCTATCAACCTGGTCAAAAAAAATTCAGCCATCTAAATGAGTAA
- the sspK gene encoding small, acid-soluble spore protein K has protein sequence MRNKASHFPGRISLSGEPKAKPEFSSKRADGTIADRPQERMFSSNTNHSDK, from the coding sequence ATGAGGAACAAAGCATCTCATTTTCCGGGACGGATCTCTTTATCAGGAGAGCCAAAAGCAAAACCGGAATTCTCTTCAAAACGTGCTGATGGCACGATTGCGGATCGTCCACAGGAGCGTATGTTTAGCTCCAATACCAATCATTCAGACAAGTAA
- a CDS encoding YpzG family protein, whose translation MSKKQTFTSHYKDPFQSPRANAKKSFNQVNGETEQSQHNIILEKQMRTRT comes from the coding sequence ATGAGTAAAAAACAGACTTTTACTTCGCACTACAAAGATCCCTTTCAATCGCCTCGGGCTAATGCCAAAAAATCCTTTAATCAGGTGAATGGCGAGACTGAGCAAAGCCAGCATAACATTATTTTAGAGAAACAGATGAGAACCCGTACGTAA
- a CDS encoding YfhH family protein, whose translation MNEKRFSEMTKPELRQEITALNEKAKKAEQMGMLNEFAVYERRVLLAKAYLINPDDFKPGKTYQLKDGQTTFSISYMNGQFAWGYRNNESKLEGIPISLIEQ comes from the coding sequence ATGAACGAAAAGCGATTTAGTGAAATGACAAAACCTGAGTTAAGACAGGAAATTACAGCGTTAAATGAAAAAGCAAAAAAAGCTGAACAAATGGGTATGTTAAATGAATTTGCCGTATATGAACGCCGAGTATTGCTGGCAAAAGCATATTTGATTAATCCAGATGACTTCAAGCCTGGTAAAACGTATCAGTTAAAAGATGGACAAACCACTTTTTCAATTTCATATATGAACGGGCAATTTGCATGGGGCTATAGAAACAACGAGTCCAAACTAGAAGGAATTCCAATTTCGTTGATTGAGCAATAA
- the recX gene encoding recombination regulator RecX has translation MAVISRITMQKRNKDRLNIYVSSGGKESFGFAVDQDVFVKYNLSKGLEIDEQQIKELVEEDEKKKTINLGLHYLSYRMRTVKEMTDYLEKKERQPEHIKAAIEKFKELGYLDDSSFASTYVRSKSATQIKGPLKLKQELTQKGVNKIVTEEAIDQFKEEDEIALIQKWVDKQTKKTARESMSAQKQKLFQQLRGKGFSSSLIQEVLEKMEPQEETDEQQALSYQAAKLERKYASKYTGKEYRIKMKQALYQKGFSIQSIEFYLDEHDREDVE, from the coding sequence TTGGCTGTAATTAGTCGTATTACAATGCAAAAACGTAACAAAGACCGCCTCAACATATATGTAAGTAGTGGAGGTAAGGAATCCTTTGGTTTTGCAGTAGATCAAGATGTATTTGTTAAATATAACTTAAGTAAGGGCTTGGAAATTGATGAGCAACAAATAAAAGAGCTTGTGGAGGAAGATGAGAAGAAAAAGACGATCAATTTAGGTCTTCATTATCTCTCATATCGGATGCGGACTGTTAAGGAAATGACTGATTATCTGGAGAAAAAGGAACGACAACCAGAGCATATCAAAGCTGCTATTGAAAAATTTAAGGAGCTCGGTTATTTGGATGATAGCTCATTTGCATCGACCTATGTACGATCAAAATCTGCTACACAAATTAAAGGACCGCTGAAGTTGAAGCAAGAGCTAACGCAAAAAGGGGTTAACAAGATCGTTACAGAAGAGGCGATTGATCAATTTAAAGAAGAAGATGAGATTGCCCTTATTCAAAAATGGGTAGATAAGCAAACCAAAAAAACCGCTCGTGAATCAATGAGTGCACAAAAACAAAAGCTGTTTCAGCAATTGAGAGGAAAGGGATTCTCTTCAAGTCTAATACAAGAAGTATTAGAAAAAATGGAGCCTCAAGAAGAAACGGATGAGCAGCAAGCATTGAGTTATCAAGCCGCCAAATTAGAACGAAAATATGCAAGTAAGTATACAGGAAAAGAATATAGGATTAAAATGAAACAGGCATTATATCAAAAAGGGTTTTCCATTCAGTCAATTGAGTTTTACTTGGACGAGCACGATAGAGAGGATGTAGAGTAA
- a CDS encoding TIGR01777 family oxidoreductase, with product MKIAITGGSGFIGQKLTAQLTSAGHDVLILTRSLEGKKQTDNVSYVKWMSDDSSPEVELEGIDGIVNLAGESIMGRWTEKKKQRILSSRIKATQAVLSIIKKLKQKPKVLLNASAIGYYGVSETIDFVEGSEPVETNFLSEVTDRWETEAAKAKDFGLRVVFGRIGIVLDKQEGALPKMVLPYKLYAGGTLGTGKQWMSWIHIHDLASLYQFALENEHISGPLNITAPNPMQMIEFGKTISQVIGKPHWFPSSKNSDYNDFGRNEYLVS from the coding sequence ATGAAGATCGCAATTACAGGTGGTAGTGGATTTATTGGACAGAAATTAACGGCGCAGTTAACATCAGCCGGCCACGATGTTCTCATTCTCACACGAAGCTTAGAAGGTAAAAAACAAACAGACAACGTCTCCTATGTAAAATGGATGAGCGATGATTCCAGTCCAGAAGTGGAGCTTGAAGGTATAGATGGAATAGTCAATTTAGCAGGCGAGTCTATAATGGGCCGCTGGACAGAGAAAAAGAAGCAACGAATTTTATCTAGTCGCATCAAAGCAACTCAAGCTGTATTATCGATTATTAAAAAGCTGAAGCAAAAACCAAAAGTTTTACTGAATGCTTCTGCAATTGGCTATTATGGTGTGTCAGAGACAATAGATTTTGTTGAAGGATCAGAACCTGTTGAAACTAACTTCCTATCTGAAGTAACAGATAGATGGGAAACAGAAGCTGCTAAAGCCAAAGACTTTGGACTTCGAGTGGTATTCGGTCGCATAGGAATTGTTCTTGATAAACAAGAAGGGGCTCTGCCAAAAATGGTTTTGCCATATAAATTATATGCTGGAGGAACACTTGGAACCGGAAAACAATGGATGTCATGGATTCATATTCATGATCTCGCTTCGTTGTATCAATTTGCATTAGAGAATGAACACATCTCAGGACCACTTAATATCACTGCTCCAAACCCAATGCAAATGATAGAATTCGGAAAAACCATTTCGCAAGTGATTGGCAAACCACACTGGTTTCCAAGCTCCAAAAATAGCGATTACAACGATTTTGGGAGAAATGAGTACCTTGTTAGTTGA